tgataatagttaagtatTCCTCGCTGGCCacgggagggggggaggggagagggtattcacagttgatcattggacactattattactgtgtacaatgttctactccCTTCGCTTGGCATCACTTCATATACACCTAGGTTTTTTagtgattatcttgtttgtcatttctaacaACAcgataatatttcattacaattatatatcataacttgttcagccatttttcctttttctatctcactgggatacagacctagtagtaatattgtggggtcaaagggtatgcacagtgtTATGACCCTTTGGgtgtggttccaaattgctcaccAATAATGGTTGTATCACatccccaacatttatcattttcctttttttttataatagccAGTATGATAactggtacctcagaattgttttaatttgcttttctctaattaattgtggtttggagcattttttcacatggctatagataattttaattttttcatcccaaaattacctattcatatcctttgaccatttatcaattggggaatgttttatattcttataaatttaactcagttctctatatatttgagaaatgagacctttgtcagagatatttgctttcttcctttctaatcttgcttgtattggttttgtttgtaaaaaacctttaaaatttaatgtagtcaatgtTAACTAtcttatatttcataatattctctatgtcttgtttattcataaattcttcctttattcatagATTTGCCAGGTAAACCAATCCAtacttctctaattttttatgGTTTCACCCTTCATttctaagtcatgtatccattttgaatttatcttggtatatggctTGACATGTTGTtgtgtgcctagtttctgccatactgttttctagtttttgtcaaacagtgagttcttccaaaaggtTGGATCTTTGGCCACTAACATGGCCATTCACTACAGTGTGCTGAGAGCCTATTCTTATTCCATCGATGCACTActttattttttagccagtaccaaattgttttgatgattttatAATATGGTTTGAAACCTGGTGTAAGCTACctacctttcttcatattttcattaattcccttgatattcctggccttgtgttcttccagatgaattttattattttttctatttctatgaagTACTTTTTAGGTAGTTTGATTAACATGCTactgaatagataaattaatttaggtagaattgtcatttttataatattggctTGTCCTATCCAGGAGCAACTAATGTatagttctaattgtttagatctgactttattgtgtgaaaagtgttttgtaattgtgctcataTATAGTTCCTAAGTTTGTCCTGACAGGaagactcccaggtattttatattgtatagttattttgaatgagatTTCTCTATCACTTGCTGTTGGTCTTTATTGATAGtttagagaaatgctgatgatttacatatgtttgttttatattctgcaactttgctaaagttgtttattgttttgatttagtttttgattgattctctAGAGTTCTCTTACTctagtataccatcatatcatctataagtataccatcatatcatctacaaagagctttatttccttgttgcctattcCTTCAATCCATAAtgggatagattttttttaaacccttaccttctgtcttaaatatcagttctaaaggACTAGACAatcagagtcaagtgacttgcatagggtcccACAGAgtggaagtgtttgaggccagaattgaatccaggtcctcctaattctaggcttggcactttccattgtgctacctagctgcctctccatGTAGTGTTCTTTAAGCTATGCTGCACCAAGTTCTTAAACCAGTATTAGATGCTTTGGTGGCCTACCCAGGTTTGGGTGCCAGAGTCAGCATCTAAATTAATAGGGGTGGTCTTCTGGTTTCTGTTATAACAACCTTGAAGGATCTAGGTCTCAGGTCTCCCTACAAGGCCTGATCAGGAGGGGAGGGGTAGGGGGACCATAGGGTATCATTCTTGGCCAGTTTGGGTGAAAGGGTAAGAAATTACTAAGGCTTATTGGCAGGGGACATTGCCTTACAAGCCTCCTTATCACTTGTCTTAGTAACCATGGCTAAAGGGCTGGAAACCTTGGGCTAGGGGGTAGAGGCAGATAGAGGAATTAAGTCTTGGGAATAGCATCCATCAGACTCCCTATCCAGGGTCCCCTAAACTTCCCTACCAAAGACGGAAGAATGCGATCTCTGTTGGCCTCTTTATTCCCGACTTCATCTCTGACAGTGTCCCTCCCAATATGAATCAGCTGTCCTCAAGCTTTTCAGTTCATCCTCCCAGCCTTGGTTCTCGGTGGAGAGTGCCAAGATGTGGAAAGATATGCGGGGGTTGTGACAGGGGGGCTGGAATAGGTCTCACCTCGTCGCCCTCGTCCTTCCTGAATTTGCCGCTTCAGCTCCAGGCTATCATATACTTGGCAGTTGGTGATGCCCCCTGGGTTCCTGCTAAGGGGGGTGAAGGCAGGTGCATGGCATTGTTCAGAGGCTGGGACACGTGCTGAGACAGAGGGCGAGGGCTGGGAAACCTCAGGGATCTGGTTCTCATTTGGGGCAGAAGCAAGGTAGTTTTGTGGTTCACGGTTCTGGAATCTGCAGAAGGAGATAGATGTAACTATTGGGATCTTGGGctctccttcatttccttttatctctgaTCTATCCCGGTTGATGAAGGATGAATGTCTTCCTGAGGCCTGAGTCCGATTTGGGATGTTATTCCATTTAGGCACAGCATCAGCATAGCTCTGGGGCTCAGGGTTTTTAAGAACACACTGGGGAGTCTTGGGAACATAAAACCCCTTGGCATCTTGGGGCCTTTGCCTTATACGGGTTTCACAAACAATCTGGCCATTTGGAGGAATGGGGTTGTGGGTGCCAGGCATACAAGATGGGTTGGGAGGGAACCTTTGTGTGAATGGTGGGGAGTTGTGGGTGGGGGCAAGTTCCATGTTCTCCTTTATATTTTGAGGCCAGCGGGTCGGAGGTGACTGATAATAAGTCTCTAACCTCAACTCAGACTTTGCTTCCACCCTTCTGGGAACCCTCTGGTCTTGAGGAGGGAGGTTAGATCCCTCTGGATAGTAACTCCTCCAGCACTGCCTGTAATGCCTGATGTTTCCAGGTGGATGGGTTGTGTTCCAACTCTGCTGGTAGTTGGACTGTGGGTTCTGGGAATCTTTACAGTCATCTAAATCTGTGTCCCAGGTTTCTTGGCAACAGAAGGCAGTGGGTTGGGGTGAAGATGAGGGAGGAGGGGATTGGGGCATGCATATCCGAGGTTGGTGACGGTGTTGAAGATAGTATTGGCGGGCACGTTCCCGGCGGCCCCGGCAGCTTCCTTTATAACTGCCCGAGTTCTGAGGGTCTCGACGACGTCGGTTGAGTGCAGTGTGAGCCACGTTTAGAGCCACAGGGTCCAAGGTACAGTGGATGCACAGAGTTGGGAACCCTGACGCCTTCTTATCAGAATTCTGGGGCTTCTTAGTAAATTGACCTACTGGAGGTAGGGTGAGGGCAGTGAAGTTGGGGAGGAGGACTGGACAACTAAATACACAGGTCCCCTGTGGGGAGTAATGGTGTAGGATGTGGGGGGCCAGAGGGCCAGACACCTGAGTCCCCTTGAGAATGGAAGCATTCAGGTGATGAGGGGTGGGAATGTCAGAGGACAAAAAGGAAGGGAATCAGGGTCTTTCCCCAAGCCCCACACTCACCTTTATTTCGAAAGAAAACAAATGTTCCGTGTAGGGACCTCAAGAGACTGCGACAGATCTGAGGGATAGTGGTGGGGATGGGGGATCAAAGAAAGTAATGGGTGTGAAAGCATGTTGTGCTAAGGCTATTATTGTTTAATAAAGACCCAGGCCCCTTGGCCCCAGTTCCCTCCCTGTCACCTTTCCTGGCTCCCAATCATCAGGTTCCCTCAGCTGTTCTCTCCCACCCTCCCAGCATCCACCCTTGTCCTTAGAAGCCCAGGTGACAGCTGAACAGGGCCCATCCCTGACCAGAATCATCACATTGATTCCAAGGTTGACCATGATGATGAGGCTTATGAGGAGCAGGATTGCGTCTACAGGATCAATGTTTCTTGCATGGTGGCCATAGTGCCTCTGTGACTCATACAGGACCTGctcagccatggtggggggtcCCGGGGTTACCTGGCCTCACCCCGGGGCCCTGCCCACAGCTCACACATGCCAAAAGGTAGGAAGCCAGGATTCCTATGTGGAGGGAGATGTAGCTCCTGGAGGGGAAAGGGTTGGGTCATAATAGGGAGAGGCAGTAGGGGTCACAATGAAGAGCAAGCTGCTGAGGGCTCTAATCCCTTCACCTATATATTCATTCATCTTAGAATATCTCCTC
The window above is part of the Gracilinanus agilis isolate LMUSP501 chromosome 4, AgileGrace, whole genome shotgun sequence genome. Proteins encoded here:
- the SPEM2 gene encoding uncharacterized protein SPEM2 — protein: MAEQVLYESQRHYGHHARNIDPVDAILLLISLIIMVNLGINVMILICRSLLRSLHGTFVFFRNKVGQFTKKPQNSDKKASGFPTLCIHCTLDPVALNVAHTALNRRRRDPQNSGSYKGSCRGRRERARQYYLQHRHQPRICMPQSPPPSSSPQPTAFCCQETWDTDLDDCKDSQNPQSNYQQSWNTTHPPGNIRHYRQCWRSYYPEGSNLPPQDQRVPRRVEAKSELRLETYYQSPPTRWPQNIKENMELAPTHNSPPFTQRFPPNPSCMPGTHNPIPPNGQIVCETRIRQRPQDAKGFYVPKTPQCVLKNPEPQSYADAVPKWNNIPNRTQASGRHSSFINRDRSEIKGNEGEPKIPIVTSISFCRFQNREPQNYLASAPNENQIPEVSQPSPSVSARVPASEQCHAPAFTPLSRNPGGITNCQVYDSLELKRQIQEGRGRRGETYSSPPVTTPAYLSTSWHSPPRTKAGRMN